Genomic segment of Myxococcus stipitatus:
GGGGAACCGGACTCGGGCAGGGCGGGGGTCGGACGCATGAAGGAGCAGGCGTTGCGGAGTGTCGCGCGGGGGCTCGTGCTGTCGCTGACCCTGGTGTCCGGGGTGGCGTTCGCGGGGCAGAAGCAGGTGGGCGGTGTCCGCATGCCGGACTCGCTGACCTTGCAGGGCCGCACCGTGCCGCTGGCCCACATGGAGCTGCACAAGCGCTTCATCTTCAAGGTCTACGTGTGGAGCCTCTACCTGGAGGACCACCCGCGCAGCGCGTCGGAGGCCATCGCCTCCAACTGCGTCAAGCGCCTCCACTTCCGCTTCCTGCGGGACATCAGCCGCTCCCAGCTGGTGGAGAGCCTGCGCAACGGCCTGCACCGCAACCCGGACCTGCGCGAGGGGCCGCTGGCTCAGCAGGTGGGGGTGATGCTGGGCTCGCTGCGCGACGTGGAGAAGGGCGGGGACCTCATCATCACGTACACGCCCGGGGGCGGGTTGGAGATCGCCGGGGAGGCCAGCGGGGGTGTCTTCATCCCCGGGAAATCCTTTGCGGATGCGCTCTTTTCGGCGTGGCTGGACGTGCACCCTATCTTTCCGCGTTGAGCCGTCCCCCGGGGCCGCCTGGCTGCCCCAAGACCGCAGAAGTTCTGTGGGTTCTTCCTGACCTGGCGCTCCATGAGCGGTACGCTGGTGCTCCAACCATTGTTGTCGGGAGAAATCATACACATGCGGACACGGCTGATTCTGGCATCGCTGGTGGCGCTCTCCACGGGTTGCGTCACGCAAGGCACGTTCGACGCGAAGGCCCAGGAGGCGGACCAGCTCTCCAAGGGGCTCAACGACGAGAAGGGTGCTCGCGCCGCCGCCGAAGCCAAGGTGAAGGAGCTGTCGGAGCAGATCGCCGCGCAGGCGCAGGAGAAGCAGGCGCTGGAGACGCGGCTGACCGCCTCCGAGTCGCGGCTCACGGCGGGCGCCGCCGAGCGCCGCGCGCTGCAGGACGAGAACGCGAAGCTCTCCGCGCTCAACGACGAGCTGGCGCGCAACTCCAAGAAGCTGGCCCAGGCGAAGGAGGAGCTGGAGAAGAAGAGCTCCGAGTACGAGAACCTGGCGCAGAGCCTCAAGCAGGAGATTTCGGAAGGGAAGATCGAGCTGTCCGAGCTGAAGGGCCGGATGACGGTGCAGCTCAAGGACAAGATTCTCTTCGCCTCCGGCTCGGCGCGCGTGGGCAAGGAAGGCACGGCGGCGCTGAACAAGATCGCCGAGGCGCTCAAGACGGTGCAGGGCAAAATCATCCGCGTGGAAGGCCACACGGACGACGTGCCGACGGGCGGCGGGCAGTTCCAGACCAACTGGGAGCTGAGCCTGGCGCGCGCCATGGCGGTGGTGCGCACGCTCCAGGACGCGGGCGTGGACCCGACCCGGCTGTCGGCGGCGGGCTATGGCCAGTACCAGCCCATCGCGGCGAACGATTCGGCGGAGAACCGCAGCCTGAACCGTCGCATCGAAATCGTGCTCGCGCCCAAGTTGTGAGAGCTTCGGGGAAGGGCATGCTTCACGCGCCCTTCCCCACATGAAAACGCTCTTCGCCGTCCTCTGTTTCTTCGTCGCCACCGGGGCGCTGGCCCAGGCTCCGGATGGTGGCGTCGCCGACCCCGACGCGGGCGTCCCCACGGGTGTGCTGACCAAGCCCCCGGAGCTGCTCCGCCAGGTGGAAGCGCCGTACCCACCGGAGGCCGCCGCCCAGCAGCTGGAGGGGACGGTGGTGATGCTCATCGACATCTCGGAGACGGGCACCGTCACGAATGTCGAGGTGACCGAGCCCGCGGGACACGGCTTCGACGAGGCCGCGGTGGAGGCGGTGAAGCAGTTCCAGTTCGAGCCCGCGCAGGTGGACCATGTCCCCGCGCCGGTGCGCATCCAGTACGCGTACCAGTTCGTCTTCCGGCCCGTGCAGCCCGAGCCCACCGAGGACGGCGGCGTCGCCGCGCCCGAAGCCCCGGTGAACTTCAGTGGCCGCGCGCTGGAGCGTGGCTCGCGCAAGCCGCTGGCGGGCGCGGAGGTCGTGATTCCGGAGCTGGGCCTGTCCACCGTCGCGGACGAGGACGGGCGCTTCTCCTTCCGAGGCGTCCCGCTGGGCACGCACGAGGTGCTGGTGGTGCTGGGCGGGTATGACCGCTTCCGCACGAAGGAGACGCTGGCGGAGGGCCTGGAGACGCGCGCCACGTACTACGTGCAGAAGCGCATCTTCAGCGCCTTCGAGACGGTGGTGCGCAGCGAGCGCGAGCGCAAGGAGGTGACGAGCACCACGCTGCAGGTGGCGGAGGTGCAGCGCGTGCCCGGCACGCAGGGCGACACGCTCAAGGTCGTGCAGAACCTCCCGGGCGTCGCGCGCCCCGCGTTCAACGGCGGCCAGCTCGTCATCCGGGGCACCAGTCCGCAGGAGTCCGGCGTCTTCCTGGACGGCCAGCGCATCCCGCTGCTGTTCCACTTCGGCGGCCTGACGAGTGTCTACAACTCCGAGCTGCTGGACGCGCTCGACTACCTGCCCGGCAACTTCTCCTCGTACTACGGCGACATCACGGGTGGCGTCATCAACGTGCGCAGCCGCGATCCGAAGATGGACCGCATCCACGCCACGGCGGGCGTGAGCCTCATCGAGTCGAACGCGGTCGTCGAGGGGCCCATCACGGACACGCTGGGGTTCGCCATCGGCGGACGGCGCTCGTACGTGGACCTGGTGCTGGGGCTGGTGCCGGAGGGAGATGGGCCGAGCCTCCAGGTGGCGCCGCGCTACTACGACGCGCAACTGAAGCTGGTGTGGAAGCCGAAGGCGCTGCCTCGGCACACGTTCTCGCTCCAGGGGCTCACGTCGCGCGACCGGCTGGGGCTGGTGTTCGACCGGCCGTCGGACAACGACCCCACCGTCACGGGGGGCCTGGATGTCACCACGGGCTTCAACCAGCTGCGGCTGCGGCACCAGTACCGCGCGGACGCGCTCACGTTGGACACGCAGGCGCTGGTGGGCAACACGCTGGTGGAGTTCGCGGTGGGCGCGCGCAACCTGCGCATCGCGTCCACGGACCTGAGCCTGCGCTCCACGGCGGAGTACGTGCTGCGCGAGTCGCTGACGCTGGCGGGCGGCGTGGATGTGACGAGCAACCTCGCGCGGGTGAAGGCGCTCATCCAGCGTCCGCCGCGCGAAGGGGAGCCGCCTCGGCCGCTCATCAACGAGGCGCTCGTCACGGCGGATGGGGACTTCGTGCAGTTCTTCCCCTCGCTGTGGGTGGAGGGCCGGGTGAGTCCGGTGAAGGGGCTGCTCGTGGTGCCGGGCGTTCGCGCGGAGGGGTATGTGTTCACGGACCAGAAGGAGGCCCGGTACACGCTCAACCCGAGGCTCGCGGTGCGCTACGCGCTCACGGACGCGGTGACGCTGAAGGGCGGCGCGGGCGTGTACCACGGGCCCCCCATCCAGGATGAGGCCAGCGTGGACTTCGGCAATCCGGACCTGAAGGCCAAGCGCTCGCTGCAGTACAGCGTGGGGGCGGAGTGGCAGCCGAGGCAGGAGTGGTTCGTCAGCGGCGAGGTCTTCTACAACGACCTGGATGACCTCATCGTGCGCTCGGATGCGCTGGTGGAGCGCGGCGGGGAGCGGGTGCCGGAGCGGCTGAAGAACGGCGGGGTGGGGCGCATCTACGGGCTGGAGGTGCTCATCCGCCGCTCGTTGACCGAGCGCCTGTTCGGCTGGATTTCGTACACGCTGAGCCGCAGTGAGCGGCGGGACGCGCCGGGGGCGGCGTGGCGCAAGTTCGACAATGACCAGACGCACGTGCTGACGGCGATTGCGTCCTACAAGCTGCCGAGGGGCTGGGAGGTGGGCGCGCGCTTCCGCTTCGCGTCGGGGAATCCGACGACGCCGGTGGTGGGCGCGGTGCGCGATGACACCAACGACGTGTTCCTGCCGTTGTTCGCGGCGGTGAACTCGAACCGGTTGCCGTCGTTCAACCAGCTGGATGTCCGCGTGGACAAGGTCTTCGTCTTCGACACGTGGACGCTGGACCTCTACCTGGACTTGACGAACGCGTACCACAACCCGGCGGTGGAGGGCATCGCCTACAACTACAACTACAGCCAGAGCGCCTACTTCGAGGGACTGCCCATCCTCCCCGTCCTCGGCGCGAAGGGGAGCTTCTAGAGCATGCGCGCGCGAGTCTTCATCACCCTGGCCGCGTTGCTGGGAGCGAACCTGGGCTGTGGTCCCGACTTCGAGCTGCAGAGTGAAATCCGGCGCGTGCGGGTGCTGGGCATCCGCGCGGAGCCTCCGGAGCTGGTGCTGAATCCAGACACGGGGGAGCTGCCGGGGCCGGTGTCGTTCAGCGCCTTGGCGGTGACGCCTGACGCGCGTCCCGTGACGGTGACGTATGCGCTGTGCCGGTTGGACGGGAATCCCTATGACGGCCGCTGCCCTGGGGAGAACGGGGTGGCGCTGCAGGAGGGCGTGTTGTCGTTGCAGGACCCGCGGGTGCAGGCGGTGCTGGCGCAGGCGCTGACGGCGGCGAACCCGAATGGGGGGCCGACGCCGGACCCGAATGACCCGAGGACGCGGGAGGCGTTGGAGAAGGGCAT
This window contains:
- a CDS encoding chalcone isomerase family protein, which translates into the protein MKEQALRSVARGLVLSLTLVSGVAFAGQKQVGGVRMPDSLTLQGRTVPLAHMELHKRFIFKVYVWSLYLEDHPRSASEAIASNCVKRLHFRFLRDISRSQLVESLRNGLHRNPDLREGPLAQQVGVMLGSLRDVEKGGDLIITYTPGGGLEIAGEASGGVFIPGKSFADALFSAWLDVHPIFPR
- a CDS encoding OmpA/MotB family protein encodes the protein MRTRLILASLVALSTGCVTQGTFDAKAQEADQLSKGLNDEKGARAAAEAKVKELSEQIAAQAQEKQALETRLTASESRLTAGAAERRALQDENAKLSALNDELARNSKKLAQAKEELEKKSSEYENLAQSLKQEISEGKIELSELKGRMTVQLKDKILFASGSARVGKEGTAALNKIAEALKTVQGKIIRVEGHTDDVPTGGGQFQTNWELSLARAMAVVRTLQDAGVDPTRLSAAGYGQYQPIAANDSAENRSLNRRIEIVLAPKL
- a CDS encoding TonB-dependent receptor — protein: MKTLFAVLCFFVATGALAQAPDGGVADPDAGVPTGVLTKPPELLRQVEAPYPPEAAAQQLEGTVVMLIDISETGTVTNVEVTEPAGHGFDEAAVEAVKQFQFEPAQVDHVPAPVRIQYAYQFVFRPVQPEPTEDGGVAAPEAPVNFSGRALERGSRKPLAGAEVVIPELGLSTVADEDGRFSFRGVPLGTHEVLVVLGGYDRFRTKETLAEGLETRATYYVQKRIFSAFETVVRSERERKEVTSTTLQVAEVQRVPGTQGDTLKVVQNLPGVARPAFNGGQLVIRGTSPQESGVFLDGQRIPLLFHFGGLTSVYNSELLDALDYLPGNFSSYYGDITGGVINVRSRDPKMDRIHATAGVSLIESNAVVEGPITDTLGFAIGGRRSYVDLVLGLVPEGDGPSLQVAPRYYDAQLKLVWKPKALPRHTFSLQGLTSRDRLGLVFDRPSDNDPTVTGGLDVTTGFNQLRLRHQYRADALTLDTQALVGNTLVEFAVGARNLRIASTDLSLRSTAEYVLRESLTLAGGVDVTSNLARVKALIQRPPREGEPPRPLINEALVTADGDFVQFFPSLWVEGRVSPVKGLLVVPGVRAEGYVFTDQKEARYTLNPRLAVRYALTDAVTLKGGAGVYHGPPIQDEASVDFGNPDLKAKRSLQYSVGAEWQPRQEWFVSGEVFYNDLDDLIVRSDALVERGGERVPERLKNGGVGRIYGLEVLIRRSLTERLFGWISYTLSRSERRDAPGAAWRKFDNDQTHVLTAIASYKLPRGWEVGARFRFASGNPTTPVVGAVRDDTNDVFLPLFAAVNSNRLPSFNQLDVRVDKVFVFDTWTLDLYLDLTNAYHNPAVEGIAYNYNYSQSAYFEGLPILPVLGAKGSF